Genomic window (Pseudomonas azadiae):
TGCGTTCGTTACGCGAGTACTGGCTCATGCCGTTGGTCACGACGCGGTTCGGCTCGGACGTCGCCGCCACCACGGTGCCGCCTGGGCACATGCAGAAGCTGTAGACCGAGCGGCCGTTCCTGGCGTGGTGCACCAGTTTGTAGTCTGCGGCCCCCAATTTCGGGTGCCCGGCGTATTTGCCCAGGCGCGCGGCGTCGATCAACGACTGCGGGTGTTCGATACGAAAACCTACCGAGAACGGCTTGGCTTCCATGTACACGCCACGGCCGTGGAGCATGCGGAAGGTATCGCGGGCGCTGTGGCCCAAGGCCAGGATCACATGCCTGGAAAGGATCTGTTCGCCGCCATCGACGACCACGCCGTTCAACTGCCCGTCTTCGATCAGCACGTCGGTAACCCGCTGTTCGAAGCGCACTTCACCGCCCAGGGCGATGATCTGCTCACGCATGTTTTCTACCACGCCGGTCAGGCGGAAGGTGCCGATGTGCGGCTTGCTGACGTAGAGGATTTCTTCCGGCGCACCGGCCTTGACGAACTCGTGCAGGACTTTGCGGCCGTGGAACTTCGGGTCCTTGATCTGGCTGTAGAGCTTGCCGTCGGAAAACGTCCCGGCACCGCCTTCACCAAACTGCACATTGGACTCAGGGTTCAGCACGCTTTTGCGCCACAGGCCCCAGGTGTCCTTGGTGCGCTGGCGCACTTCCTTGCCGCGCTCGAGGATGATCGGCTTGAAGCCCATTTGCGCCAGCAACAGCCCGGCAAAGATGCCGCACGGGCCAAAACCCACCACGATCGGACGTTCGACCAGACCTTCCGGCGCCTGGCCCACCACTTTATAGCTGACATCCGGCGCCGGGTTGACGTTGCGGTCATCGGCAAACTTGAGCAGCAGGGCGGCTTCGCCCTTCACGTTCAAATCGATGGTGTAGATGAAGCACAGCTCCGAGGATTTCTTGCGCGCATCGTAGCTGCGTTTGAACAGGGTGAAATCGAGCAGGTCATCACTGGCGATGCCCAGGCGCTGCAGGATCGCAGGGCGCAGGTCTTCTTCGGGATGGTCGATGGGCAGCTTGAGTTCGGTGATTCGTAACATGACAGGATCCGGTAGGCGGCGGGCTGAGTGGCCGGCTGTTTTGCAAACCGGCGATTATAAGCCCCAATGGCCGTTTCCCGTCATGTTAAAACAGCGCAGTGCCCAGTCAGTCGTCGCGCGAACCGCCAAACGAGGCGCAGCCCCGTTGCACCTGGCCGTTAACCCGCAACTCGGCGGTCATGTGCTGCAGGCTGCCGCTGACGCTGTCGATGCAACGTTGCGGGGCGACCCACAATTCGACGTGCTGGTTGTTGGCTTCGGTCATCAGGTTGAAGCGGCCGTCACCGATCTGCTCTTCCACATAGGGCACCGCCAGGGGTGGCTGGCCTTCGCGCTGCAGTACCATGCCCTTGGCCGTGACGTTCATCGCCCAGGCTGGATTGTGGCCGTTGGCGCGCAGGATCATGCGCTTGAAATCCGGGTCGGCGCAGGCCGAGGTCGAGCGCTCGACGCGGTAGAGCTGCTGCAGGTCGACGCTGCCCTGGGTGCCGCTGGCGACCCCGGAGAATTTGCCACGCAGGTCGGCGAACAACGCACCTTGCTGGCCGGCCAGGGACGCCGCTTCCTGCAGGATGCTGGTGCCGCCCGTGTCGTTGACCACGTAGTTGCGTTTGTCATTGCACGGCTGGAACAGCAGCTTATCGCCGACCGCCGTGAGTTCGCCCTGCATGCGGGTCAGCCCGGCCAGAGACGGCGTGGCCGGCTCCTTGTCGAACATCTGGCAGGCGGCGAACAGGGGGAACAAGGCAAACAGAGCAAGGGTATGGGCGGCACGCATGATCGGGTCTCCAGACAAGTGCCGCCACGTTACGCAGGCCGGCGTCGCATCACAACCCCGCCCGGCAGCTTAAGGCGATTCTGACAGACGCCGGGTTCAGCCGACGATAAAGGTCTGACCCGTTTGCAGGCCTTCGACACTTTTTGCGTAGGCCAACGCCACGTCGGCGCCTGCTGCCGGTTTGAAGCCGCGGAAGTACGGCGCATAGCTGCCCATGGCTTCGAGCAGGACCGTCGGGCTCACCGAATTGACGCGCAGTCCTCTAGGCAACTCGAGCGCCGCCGCCTTGACGAAGGCATCCAGCGCGCCGTTGACCAGGGCCGCCGAGGCGCCGGTGCGGATCGGGTCGCGGTTGAGAATGCCGCTGGTGAAGGTGAACGAGGCGCCGTCGTTGGCGTACTCACGACCGATCAACAGCAGGTTGACCTGGCCCATCAGCTTGTCACGCAGGCCCAATTCAAAATCGTCTTCGCTCATGTCGCCCAGCGCCACGAAGTTCACGCTGCCCGCCGCGCAGACCAGCGCGTCGAATCGGCCGGTCTGCTCAAACAGTCTGCGGATCGACGTGCTATCGCTGATATCCACTTGATAGTCACCGCTGCTGCGGCCGATGCCGATCACTTCGTGACGCTGGGCCAGCTCGGCCTTGACGGCCGTGCCGACGGTGCCGCTGGCGCCAATCAACAGGATTTTCATGGTGTTGTTCCTCCGGGTGAATGAAGGCTCAGTCTAGAGTGGCTTTTTCGCTGGATAAACGCACTAATAGGCAACCTTTGGTTTTCATTTGGAAACAATCCATGAGCGAGATGGATGATCTGGCGGCCTTTGCCGTGCTGATCGACGCCGGCAGTTTTACCGTGGCTGCGGAGCGATTGGGCTGCAGCAAAGGGCAGTTATCCAAGCGCATCAGCCAACTGGAGGCGCGGTTCAGCGTGGTACTGCTGCACCGCACCACGCGCAAACTCAGCCTGACGGCAGCCGGTGCGGCGTTGCTGCCCCAGGCCCAGGTTCTGGTGGTACAGGTGGAGCGCGCCCGTCAGGCATTGGCCCGGCTCAAGGACGATCTGGTCGGAGCGGTACGTATGACCGTTCCGGTGTCGTTGGGCGAAACCTTCTTCGACGGCTTGCTGCTCGAATTTTCCAAGCACTACCCGCAGGTGCAGATCGAGTTGGAACTCAATAATAGCTATCGCGATCTGGCGCGGGACGGCTTCGACTTGGGGGTACGCTCAGGCGCGATTGAAAACGAGCGCCTGGTGGCCAAGCCATTGCTGGCCTGGCATGAGGTGACCTGCGCGAGCCCGGCCTACCTGGAGCAATACGGCGAACCTGGGACGCCGGCCGACCTGGCCGCCCACACCTGCCTGCTCAACAGCCACTACAGCGGCCGTGAAGAGTGGCTGTACCACCAGCAGCACGAGCTGTTGCGGGTGCGGGTCAGCGGCACCTTCGCCTCCAACCATTACAACCTGTTGAAAAAGGCGGCGTTGGTGGGCGCCGGTATCGCACGCCTGCCGTCCTACCTGTTGCCGACGGAATTGGCTGACGGCCGCTTGCGCTGGCTCCTGCGCGATTATCAGACGCGGAGCATGCCGATGTACCTGGTGCATCCCTATCAGGGCGGCCTGCCGCGTCGCACCCAGGTGTTGGCCGATTACCTGGTGGACTGGTTCAAGCGCAGCGGCGAGGCCTTGGATCGGCTTTAAGCGTAGCGACGCGCGATCAAGTGATCGATGGACAGTCGCCCCGGACCCTTCGCCACCAGTAGCAACAGCAGCGCAAGCCAGGTGCCGTGGGTCGGGTAGGCATCCGGGTAGACGAACAGCTGAATCACAAGCGTCATGCCGATCAGGGCCAAGGCCGAAAAGCGCGTGGCGAAGCCAACCAGGATCAGCACCGGGAAAAAGTGCTCGGCAAAGGCCGCCATGTGCGCTGCCACCTCCGGTGACAGCAAAGGCACGTGGTATTCGCTGCGAAATAGCGGCAATGTCGAAGCTGCCAGTTTCGGTTCACTCAGTTGGAAGGTGCCGCTGATGATATCCACCGCGAAACCTTCCACTTTGGTCTGCCCGGATTTCCAGAATACCGCGGCCATCGAAAACCGTGCGAGAAAGGCAATCAGGCTGTAAGGGATTTGCTCGAAGAGTGCGATGACCCGATTGACCAGGCCCGATGGACGAGTGTTCATGGCGATACCTTTTGTGCTGGATGCAGATGAGTGATGGCGTTGTGGCTGATCAGCAACGTCAGGCAGTGGTGCAGATCGAACTCGGCACTTGCTTCAAGCGCATGCTCCACGGCTTTTTCCAACGGACTGCCCTGGGCCAGGCTGTTGATAAACGTCACAGAGCCACTGTCGATGACGAACACCCTGACCTCCAGCCCCTGGCGCAATACCAGCGCAGCCTGGGCGTGCCAGGGGTTCAGGGTGGCCAGGGCACCTTCGGATTGATGCGCGGCCCATACCGCCACCACCGCGTAGGCAGAATTCAAGGTGGCAAGGGATGGATGCAGCTGCACGCGCAATTTTCCGACGTTTGTCTGGCCTTGCATGGCGTGAAGAATCGCCTGCTGGTCCAGCTGCTCGGTGTCCGCTGCGTGGTAGGCACGCACACGCAGCCGCTCCAGGCGTGCGATATCGGCCAGGTAGGGCACGCTGGTGGCAGGCTCGAAGTCTTGGATAAACGCTGGAAACGCACTGCCGTACTCGCTGATCAGCGGGCTGGCGGGAGGGCAAGCCTGTACGAACAGGCCGGCCATTGCGCGGAAAAATTCCTTGCCCACCAGTTGCAATGTCACGGGATAGGCCGCCGCCAGCGCGTCGATCAACGAACGGTGCACATTATTGCGATACACCGAAAATCGACTGTTCGGATCGGCTCCGTTGCGGCTGAACACGCCATCGGGGCAGGCCTGCTCAGGCGACAGTAAGGCTGCGGCAAAGTCGGCATAAAGGCTCATGGGGCCATCTGCGACAGATGCCACTCGGCCTGGTGCGCCTCGGCCAGCAATACGCTGAATGCCGGCACCTGGTTATCCCGTTCGATCAACGTTGGCAACGGACCGACTTGCGCCAGTACCTTTTCGTACAGTTGCCACACGGCGTTATCGATCGGAGCGCCGTGATCATCAATCAGCAGGCGATCACCGAGGCTGTCAGTGTCTTCGGCAAAACCGGCCAGATGAATCTCACCCACCCTGTGCAATGGCAGTGCGTCGAGGTAGGAAAGCGGATCGCGCTGATGATTGACGCAGGACACGTAGACGTTGTTCACGTCCAGCAGCAAACCGCAGCCGGTGCGACGGATGATTTCGCTGATGAAGTCGGTCTCGTCCAGGGTTGAACCCTCCAATTGCAGGTAGGTCGACGGGTTTTCCAGCAGCATTGGCCGCTTGAGGGTGCTCTGTACCTGATCAACGTGTTCGCACACCCGTTGCAGGGTGGCGTTGTCGTAGGCCAGGGGCAGCAGGTCATTGAGGAACACCGGGCCATGGCTCGACCAAGCCAAGTGTTCAGAGAAAGCGTGGGGTTGGTAGCGCTCGATCAACCTGGCCAACCGTGCCAGGTGCGCAGGGTCCGGCGGGCCTTCGCCGCCGATGGACAGGCCTACGCCATGCAACGACAGCGGGTATTGCTCGCGGATCAAGTTCAAATAATGATGAAACGGGCCGCCGGCCACCATGTAGTTTTCGGCGTGCACTTCAAAAAAACCGATGTCGGGCGAAGTTTCGAGCACTTCAGTGAAGTGCTCATGCTTGAGCCCCAGCCCGGCCCGGCGAGGGAGGCCGGGCGCCTGAGCCTGGGCGATGGCTCGCAAGGATGAAAGGGTCATCGTCAGTACTCAGGTTTCCCGTGGGTCAGGACTTGGCCGTGAAGGCCGCTTCCTGGCCGAAACCGGTCGGCGAGGTGGAGCTAGGCGTTTTGAGGCAGGTGCCGGCGGGGACGAGTTTCCAGGCATTGGCCTGGTCTTTGGTTTTCGAGGAGCCGGCGCAGGACGTGCCAGCGCCAGCGGCGCAGTCGTTCTTGCCGGCTTCGGCGACACCGAAGCATTTCTGCATGTCATCGGCAGCGTGGGCGGTGGTGGTCAGGGCGGACAGGCTCAGGGCGGAGCCGAGGGCCAGGACGAGAGTGGCGGCGGACAGTTTGGTGGTCATGGTGTGTCTCCAGTAGTGGCGGGCGTGTTTGCCTGCTTGGACCACTAGAGACGGCGGGGTGAACTTTGTTACACGTCTGCCGAAAATAATTTCGGGTTTCACCAATTATCAGGTTCGCACACAACAAATGTGGGGGCTGGCTTGCCTGCGATAGCATCACCTCGGTGTTACTGAAAACTCGAGGTGTCTGTATCGCAGGCAAGCCAGCTCCCACATTTTTGATTGGGTTCCTACAGCAACCGTTTCTTAACCGCCCAGGTAAGCCTCACGCACTTTCGGATCCGTCAGCAACTGCTCGCCGGTGCCCTGCATGACCACTCGGCCGTTTTCCAGCACATAGGCACGATCAGCGATCTTCAGCGCCTGGTTGGCATTCTGCTCCACCAGAAATACTGTCACACCGTCCTTGCGCAGCTGTTCGATGATGTCGAAGATCTGCTGGATGATGATCGGGG
Coding sequences:
- a CDS encoding LysR family transcriptional regulator, translating into MSEMDDLAAFAVLIDAGSFTVAAERLGCSKGQLSKRISQLEARFSVVLLHRTTRKLSLTAAGAALLPQAQVLVVQVERARQALARLKDDLVGAVRMTVPVSLGETFFDGLLLEFSKHYPQVQIELELNNSYRDLARDGFDLGVRSGAIENERLVAKPLLAWHEVTCASPAYLEQYGEPGTPADLAAHTCLLNSHYSGREEWLYHQQHELLRVRVSGTFASNHYNLLKKAALVGAGIARLPSYLLPTELADGRLRWLLRDYQTRSMPMYLVHPYQGGLPRRTQVLADYLVDWFKRSGEALDRL
- a CDS encoding BufA1 family periplasmic bufferin-type metallophore; this translates as MTTKLSAATLVLALGSALSLSALTTTAHAADDMQKCFGVAEAGKNDCAAGAGTSCAGSSKTKDQANAWKLVPAGTCLKTPSSTSPTGFGQEAAFTAKS
- a CDS encoding NAD(P)/FAD-dependent oxidoreductase, coding for MLRITELKLPIDHPEEDLRPAILQRLGIASDDLLDFTLFKRSYDARKKSSELCFIYTIDLNVKGEAALLLKFADDRNVNPAPDVSYKVVGQAPEGLVERPIVVGFGPCGIFAGLLLAQMGFKPIILERGKEVRQRTKDTWGLWRKSVLNPESNVQFGEGGAGTFSDGKLYSQIKDPKFHGRKVLHEFVKAGAPEEILYVSKPHIGTFRLTGVVENMREQIIALGGEVRFEQRVTDVLIEDGQLNGVVVDGGEQILSRHVILALGHSARDTFRMLHGRGVYMEAKPFSVGFRIEHPQSLIDAARLGKYAGHPKLGAADYKLVHHARNGRSVYSFCMCPGGTVVAATSEPNRVVTNGMSQYSRNERNANSGIVVGITPEVDYPGGPLAGIELQERLESHAYLLGGSNYDAPAQLVGDFIAGKPSTAIGSVEPSYKPGVSLGDLALALPAFAIEAIREALPAFEKQIKGYSLHDAVLTGIETRTSSPLRITRNESMQSLNVKGLFPAGEGAGYAGGILSAGVDGIRIAEALARDMLGIEA
- a CDS encoding short chain dehydrogenase; amino-acid sequence: MKILLIGASGTVGTAVKAELAQRHEVIGIGRSSGDYQVDISDSTSIRRLFEQTGRFDALVCAAGSVNFVALGDMSEDDFELGLRDKLMGQVNLLLIGREYANDGASFTFTSGILNRDPIRTGASAALVNGALDAFVKAAALELPRGLRVNSVSPTVLLEAMGSYAPYFRGFKPAAGADVALAYAKSVEGLQTGQTFIVG
- a CDS encoding HvfC/BufC N-terminal domain-containing protein, with the translated sequence MSLYADFAAALLSPEQACPDGVFSRNGADPNSRFSVYRNNVHRSLIDALAAAYPVTLQLVGKEFFRAMAGLFVQACPPASPLISEYGSAFPAFIQDFEPATSVPYLADIARLERLRVRAYHAADTEQLDQQAILHAMQGQTNVGKLRVQLHPSLATLNSAYAVVAVWAAHQSEGALATLNPWHAQAALVLRQGLEVRVFVIDSGSVTFINSLAQGSPLEKAVEHALEASAEFDLHHCLTLLISHNAITHLHPAQKVSP
- a CDS encoding COG3650 family protein, producing the protein MRAAHTLALFALFPLFAACQMFDKEPATPSLAGLTRMQGELTAVGDKLLFQPCNDKRNYVVNDTGGTSILQEAASLAGQQGALFADLRGKFSGVASGTQGSVDLQQLYRVERSTSACADPDFKRMILRANGHNPAWAMNVTAKGMVLQREGQPPLAVPYVEEQIGDGRFNLMTEANNQHVELWVAPQRCIDSVSGSLQHMTAELRVNGQVQRGCASFGGSRDD
- a CDS encoding DoxX family protein — encoded protein: MNTRPSGLVNRVIALFEQIPYSLIAFLARFSMAAVFWKSGQTKVEGFAVDIISGTFQLSEPKLAASTLPLFRSEYHVPLLSPEVAAHMAAFAEHFFPVLILVGFATRFSALALIGMTLVIQLFVYPDAYPTHGTWLALLLLLVAKGPGRLSIDHLIARRYA
- the bufB gene encoding MNIO family bufferin maturase codes for the protein MTLSSLRAIAQAQAPGLPRRAGLGLKHEHFTEVLETSPDIGFFEVHAENYMVAGGPFHHYLNLIREQYPLSLHGVGLSIGGEGPPDPAHLARLARLIERYQPHAFSEHLAWSSHGPVFLNDLLPLAYDNATLQRVCEHVDQVQSTLKRPMLLENPSTYLQLEGSTLDETDFISEIIRRTGCGLLLDVNNVYVSCVNHQRDPLSYLDALPLHRVGEIHLAGFAEDTDSLGDRLLIDDHGAPIDNAVWQLYEKVLAQVGPLPTLIERDNQVPAFSVLLAEAHQAEWHLSQMAP